One window from the genome of Aptenodytes patagonicus chromosome 4, bAptPat1.pri.cur, whole genome shotgun sequence encodes:
- the FGA gene encoding fibrinogen alpha chain, protein MISVRVLCVLLCLNLAWAQDGESTFEKEGAGVRGPRIVEHMSQSACQYEKNWPICADDDWGTKCPSGCRMQGLIDETDQDYSHRIDKIKKLLAENQNNYKKSNRIIVETINVLKPNLDSAQQIDETYDHVSGELRRRIVTLKQRVVTQVNRIKALQSSIQEQVVEMKRLEVDIDIKIRACKGTCARSFDYQVDKESYDTIQKQLTQANSINLHPELQTITMSTLKMKQLKDSNVPEHFKHKPLPEMQALNIINNIRQMQVVLERSETDTNPSRGDSLHHMAESRGGGPSHTSKLVTHTHGRETLSQGDKTTSTVRRCTKTTTTKFVTGPDGPREEVVEKMISSDGSDCSYLQGAESVGREGSMYHVGGTDSFHDLEKLFPGLSPFFTPDSPSTASRHFAGSSSISTSSHVTGTGSSHLSTGVSSHSGAYGGKDKFTDLGEAEEDDFGGLHLQPPGFPSGSASHSKTVVTSASSSFNKGGSTFETKSLKTREITEQLGGVQHDQSAEDTPDFQARSFRRPGVKQRTANTGKDCDDIRQKHTFGVKSGIFKIKPAGSNKVLSVYCDQETTLGGWLLIQQRMDGSVNFNRTWQDYKRGFGSVDGRGRGEFWLGNENIHLLTQNDTLLRVELEDWDGNAVYAEYIIQVGSEAEGYALAVSSYEGTAGDALIAGWLEEGTEYTSHAQMRFSTFDRDQDRWEESCAEMYGGGWWYNSCQAANLNGIYYLGGHYDPRYNIPYEIENGVVWLPFKASDYSLKIVRMKIRPIETL, encoded by the exons ATGATATCAGTGAGGGTCCTCTGTGTGTTGCTGTGCCTCAACTTAGCCTGG GCACAAGATGGAGAGAGTACCTTTGAAAAGGAGGGTGCAGGAGTGCGTGGTCCCAGGATTGTGGAGCACATGTCCCAGTCCGCCTGCCAGTATGAGAAGAACTGGCCCATCTGTGCAGACGATGACTGG GGTACAAAATGTCCATCAGGCTGCAGAATGCAGGGACTGATTGATGAAACGGACCAGGATTATAGTCACAGAATAGACAAAATCAAGAAGCTGCTTgcagaaaatcaaaacaactaTAAAAAATCCAATCGGATAATTGTGGAAACCATAAATGTACTAAAACCAAATCTGGACAGTGCTCAGC agattGATGAGACTTATGATCACGTGTCAGGAGAACTGAGGCGGAGAATTGTGACATTAAAGCAGAGAGTTGTCACTCAAGTAAACAGAATtaaagctctgcagagcagcatccAGGAACAGGTGGTGGAGATGAAGCGCTTGGAG GTGGACATTGATATTAAGATACGAGCTTGCAAAGGAACCTGTGCTAGAAGTTTTGATTACCAGGTGGACAAAGAAAGCTACGACACCATCCAGAAGCAGCTTACCCAAGCCAACTCCATCAACTTGCACCCAGAGCTTCAAACAATCACCATGAGCACGCTGAAAATGAAGCAACTTAAGGACTCGAATGTTCCTGAGCATTTTAAGCATAAGCCTCTGCCAGAAATGCAAGCTCTGAACATAATCAATAACATCAGGCAGATGCAAGTGGTATTAGAAAGATCAGAAACAGACACAAACCCCTCCCGAGGCGACAGCTTGCATCACATGGCAGAATCGAGGGGGGGTGGACCTTCACACACCAGCAAATTAGTTACTCATACTCATGGGAGAGAAACCCTTAGTCAGGGAGACAAAACCACCTCCACTGTTCGTAGATGCACCAAAACTACCACCACAAAATTTGTCACTGGCCCTGATGGCCCTAGAGAAGAAGTAGTTGAAAAAATGATTTCTTCTGATGGCTCAGACTGCTCCTATTTACAAGGAGCAGAAAGTGTTGGACGGGAAGGGAGCATGTACCATGTTGGTGGGACAGATAGCTTCCACGACCTAGAGAAGTTATTCCCTGGGCTAAGCCCATTTTTTACCCCTGATTCTCCATCCACTGCTAGTAGGCACTTTGCTGGATCTAGCAGCATTTCAACTAGCAGCCATGTAACTGGCACAGGCAGTAGTCACTTAAGTACTGGAGTATCCAGTCATTCAGGGGCTTACGGGGGGAAAGACAAATTTACAGACTTAGGAGAGGCGGAAGAAGATGACTTTGGAGGACTTCACCTTCAGCCACCTGGATTCCCATCTGGCAGTGCAAGTCACTCCAAGACTGTAGTGACCAGCGCCTCTTCTAGTTTCAACAAGGGAGGCTCCACTTTCGAAACCAAATCACTAAAGACCCGTGAAATAACTGAGCAGCTAGGTGGGGTGCAACACGATCAGAGTGCAGAGGATACCCCAGACTTTCAGGCCCGCAGCTTCAGACGGCCAGGAGTGAAGCAAAGGACAGCCAACACTGGGAAAG actgtgATGATATCCGCCAGAAACATACTTTTGGTGTCAAAAGTGGCATTTTCAAAATCAAGCCAGCAGGATCCAATAAGGTTTTGTCAGTTTATTGCGACCAAGAGACCACTTTGGGAGGATGGCTATTGATCCAACAGAGAATGGATGGATCAGTGAATTTTAACCGGACCTGGCAAGACTACAAGAGAGGTTTCGGCAGCGTGGATGGCAGAGGGCGAGGAGAGTTCTGGCTGGGCAATGAAAATATACACTTGCTGACTCAGAATGACACTCTCCTTCGAGTAGAGTTAGAGGACTGGGATGGAAATGCTGTGTATGCAGAGTATATCATACAGGTAGGGTCTGAAGCAGAAGGGTATGCCCTTGCCGTGTCCTCCTACGAGGGGACCGCCGGGGATGCGCTGATCGCCGGCTGGCTGGAAGAGGGCACTGAATACACGTCCCATGCTCAGATGCGGTTCAGCACCTTCGACCGGGACCAGGACCGCTGGGAGGAGAGCTGCGCGGAGATGTACGGGGGTGGCTGGTGGTACAACAGCTGCCAAGCAGCCAACCTCAATGGCATTTACTACCTGGGGGGCCACTATGACCCCAGATACAACATTCCTTATGAGATCGAAAACGGCGTGGTCTGGCTGCCATTTAAAGCCTCTGACTATTCCCTCAAAATCGTTAGAATGAAAATCAGGCCCATAGAAACCCTGTAG